Proteins from a single region of Apium graveolens cultivar Ventura chromosome 7, ASM990537v1, whole genome shotgun sequence:
- the LOC141673183 gene encoding uncharacterized protein LOC141673183 has protein sequence MDAFSGYNQVRMNPEDIAKTAFITHRAVYAFIMMPFGLINAGATYQKMMNTIFKSQLGRNMESYVDEMISKSLTTPDHIKDLKECFDNLWKYNIKLNPKKCAFGVPSGKFLGFLVSERGIEANTEKITAIMEMKIPQTQRDIQKLAGCLAALRRFIPKLAERCLPFFELLRGARNKKLVDWTPECHTAFEEIKRHLTDPPVLSKAKPGEPLSLYIAAGPKAVSSALVREGGGTQNPIYYVSQVLKDVETRYPNLEKFALALVHSSRKLRQYFQGREIRVVTDQQLRKVIYKPDASGMLVNWAIELSQFNIKFVPHTPIKAQALAEFVMECTFPEHTQPLPQEMSPEKTNSGTDSWKLYIDGSSTAKRSGGGSSLLARRASPFNRLEKSLGISRMTIHSDSQIVVKQTTGEYIVKDPTMAQYQAMVGSVLEATPDITILQINREENSKVDELSKLVQNSSDLVSSVHFEELKVPSIEQAEVLCIGSPNNWMTPYIAYLRDGTLPEDKNKARYLKHKAARFFLEEGQLYRRTFSAPTLKCVDPEDANYCLQEVHEGIRGNHLASKALAYKIIRQGYYWPTIHSDAVAYVQKCPQCQKFENVPRQSPSLPGSVLSPISFAVRGIDIMGPFPRAKGDLRYVLVAIDYMTKWAEAKAMDNHPTGLYQVHGHDRHEVRDPGSPHLRQWPTIRRV, from the exons ATGGACGCCTTTTCGGGATACAACCAGGTTCGCATGAATCCCGAAGATATCGCCAAAACGGCCTTCATTACTCATAGGGCAGTCTACGCCTTTATCATGATGCCCTTCGGACTCATCAACGCTGGAGCCACCTACCAGAAAATGATGAACACAATTTTCAAGAGCCAGTTGGGGAGGAACATGGAATCTTATGTAGACGAAATGATCTCCAAGTCACTCACCACCCCAGATCACATAAAAGACCTCAAGGAGTGCTTTGACAACCTATGGAAGTACAACATAAAGCTGAACCCGAAGAAATGTGCGTTCGGGGTACCTTCAGGCAAATTCCTAGGATTCTTAGTCAGCGAAAGAGGAATAGAAGCGAACACCGAGAAAATCACCGCCATCATGGAAATGAAGATACCCCAAACACAGAGGGACATCCAGAAGTTGGCAGGATGCCTAGCAGCCTTGCGAAGATTTATCCCGAAACTAGCAGAGAGATGTCTCCCATTCTTTGAGTTACTGAGAGGGGCCCGGAACAAGAAGTTAGTGGACTGGACACCAGAATGTCATACAGCATTCGAAGAAATCAAGAGACACCTGACGGACCCCCCGGTGCTCTCCAAAGCCAAGCCCGGAGAACCTCTGTCTCTCTACATCGCCGCCGGGCCCAAAGCTGTTTCCTCGGCACTGGTCCGGGAGGGAGGAGGAACACAAAACCCCATCTACTATGTCAGCCAAGTCCTCAAGGATGTAGAGACTCGGTACCCAAACCTGGAAAAGTTTGCCTTGGCCCTTGTACACTCCAGCAGAAAGCTGAGGCAATACTTCCAAGGCCGAGAAATCAGAGTGGTCACGGACCAGCAGCTCAGGAAGGTCATTTACAAACCAGATGCCTCTGGAATGTTAGTTAACTGGGCCATTGAACTAAGTCAATTCAACATCAAATTCGTGCCACACACACCAATAAAGGCTCAGGCCTTAGCCGAATTTGTGATGGAATGCACCTTCCCGGAACATACTCAACCTTTACCCCAAGAGATGTCCCCGGAGAAAACCAACTCGGGCACGGATTCCTGGAAGCTCTATATCGACGGCTCGTCCACGGCCAAAAGGTCCGGAGGGGGCTCATCCTTATTAGCCCGGAGGGCTTCACCGTTCAACAG GTTGGAGAAATCTCTTGGCATCTCGAGAATGACCATCCACAGTGATTCTCAGATCGTGGTCAAGCAAACCACCGGAGAATATATCGTGAAAGATCCAACAATGGCACAATACCAGGCAATGGTAGGAAGCGTCTTGGAAGCCACTCCCGACATCACCATACTTCAGATCAACAGAGAAGAGAACTCCAAAGTGGATGAGCTGTCCAAACTCGTGCAAAATTCCTCCGATCTCGTTAGTTCAGTACACTTCGAAGAACTCAAAGTACCGAGCATAGAGCAAGCTGAGGTCCTGTGCATCGGGAGCCCAAATAATTGGATGACCCCTTATATAGCTTACTTAAGAGATGGGACACTCCCGGAAGACAAGAACAAGGCCAGATATTTGAAGCACAAAGCTGCTCGTTTCTTCCTGGAGGAGGGTCAGCTATACAGAAGAACCTTTTCCGCACCTACCTTGAAATGTGTAGATCCTGAGGACGCCAACTATTGCCTCCAGGAGGTTCATGAAGGCATCCGCGGAAACCACTTGGCATCCAAAGCTCTAGCTTACAAAATCATCAGGCAAGGGTATTACTGGCCCACGATACACTCGGATGCCGTCGCTTACGTCCAGAAGTGCCCCCAGTGCCAGAAATTCGAGAATGTCCCTAGACAAAGCCCGAGCTTGCCAGGGTCAGTGTTATCTCCTATCTCGTTCGCTGTACGGGGCATAGATATCATGGGCCCTTTCCCCCGAGCAAAAGGCGACCTCCGCTACGTCCTGGTAGCCATTGATTACATGACAAAGTGGGCAGAAGCTAAAGCCATGGACAATCACCCAACAGGATTGTATCAAGTTCATGGACACGATCGtcatgaggttcgggatcccggTAGTCCTCATCTCCGACAATGGCCCACAATTCGTCGGGTCTGA